GGATGCCGTGACGCCGGGCGGGATCGTCTTGCCCGAGGGTTCCCAAGAGAAGCCCATTCAGGGCGAGGTCATCGAGATCGGAGAGGGTGGCCGCGACGACGGCGGCAACGTGATTCCCATGCGCGTCAGCAAGGGCGCCCGCGTCC
The nucleotide sequence above comes from Armatimonadota bacterium. Encoded proteins:
- a CDS encoding co-chaperone GroES, with product MKLQPLGQRILVQRLEPDAVTPGGIVLPEGSQEKPIQGEVIEIGEGGRDDGGNVIPMRVSKGARVLFGLYAGTEVKFNGLDYLIMDEADVLAVITGA